A single window of Rubripirellula lacrimiformis DNA harbors:
- a CDS encoding phage tail tape measure protein: MAKSKIKAGEGYVEIGIRNRIAEGAKGVQSDLDKMGRRVTALGGIISGLGLTLGAPFAFAAGKLANFDDAMRSVGAISQASEKQLSMLTNTAKELGRTTSFTAVDVAMLMSELGRAGFDPSQINEMTGAVLNLSRATGTEAAQSAGILAATIRQYGLEAGDAARVSDGLTAAANKSFNSVESLGEALSYAGPEAKAFGLSLEETLAILGTLGNVGIQGSSAGTAIRRLLTLTGAEAEKMKRIFGVEFIDAAGNARPLIDTLGEVAQATNGLGTAARASKFNEAFGLLGITAAGALGQATTSTKALLTAIQEAEGIAGTTAERMDAGLGGSFRKIASAAEGAVIAIGESFGGSLQSVTDSLTASLGGFTAWIEANKSLVAAVAATTVGMVGTGAAMIALGVTSQLVAAGIGTVGTAFAAVSGILKGVAAVTTAVKAVTLATAGAFAVAQGTSAGMAAGIALVNAAYGISPAFAGIAVAAWGSVGAVLTALSAPSTLAAAMAGLVGSAWTAAAGVVGSAWAVITGPILPFVAAGAAAVAVIGSLVGVAGYAAVAGMDLARAWDIVKTTVGGLVSVVSDTFSVIRDAMSSGDFATAAQALWLGVRAAFWTGVEGAMDAFKWLWSEAWATGKRFFTSLVETAWKATKAIAMAIVNPIQAAREIGTLVGELAGAANNFDVSGRADAAKQELAVLRQSLALSKERNKVEEASGTGGAAGGAPGKQQGQSAHEKDAAVITDKIKAIELEIFALENGEDAANRKRLADEGLTDVQIKQIEVLKAKKKAIEDAQQAEKDAAKNRVDSVMKKGDQLAAAGVSPKDIFDRVMKQIGSDQQNGLIGKDTADTARGTARENLADQLDQLKADGKALADSLRTPAEVLNAKLREITQLQSNGAITDKTALRAEDRVRREFAEEQERSAKTASDVNTGLDQERSRTGPTSTFSAAAASIIGAGNGSENEAMKLRRETAANTATIARQSKKNNVARFA; encoded by the coding sequence ATGGCAAAATCAAAGATCAAGGCGGGCGAAGGCTACGTCGAGATCGGTATCCGAAACCGGATCGCCGAAGGTGCCAAGGGTGTTCAGTCCGATTTGGACAAGATGGGGCGCCGGGTCACCGCGCTGGGCGGGATCATCAGTGGCTTGGGTCTTACGCTGGGGGCACCGTTCGCATTTGCTGCGGGCAAGCTGGCGAACTTCGACGATGCCATGCGAAGCGTCGGAGCGATTAGCCAAGCGTCCGAAAAGCAGTTGTCGATGCTGACGAACACGGCAAAGGAGTTGGGGCGAACGACCAGCTTCACAGCCGTTGACGTTGCAATGCTGATGAGCGAGTTGGGGCGTGCTGGCTTCGATCCTTCGCAGATCAACGAAATGACCGGCGCGGTTCTGAACCTTTCTCGCGCTACAGGCACGGAAGCGGCGCAATCAGCTGGAATCCTGGCGGCGACAATTCGCCAATACGGATTGGAAGCCGGTGACGCGGCGCGTGTTTCTGACGGGCTTACCGCAGCAGCCAACAAGTCGTTCAACAGCGTCGAATCGTTGGGGGAGGCACTTAGCTACGCGGGCCCCGAGGCGAAGGCGTTCGGGCTCTCGCTAGAGGAAACGCTCGCCATCCTGGGAACGCTCGGAAACGTGGGCATCCAGGGTAGCTCGGCAGGTACCGCGATTCGGCGACTTCTGACGCTCACCGGTGCCGAAGCCGAGAAGATGAAACGCATCTTCGGCGTGGAGTTCATCGACGCAGCCGGGAACGCTCGACCGCTGATCGATACGCTGGGAGAAGTTGCTCAGGCGACCAACGGACTCGGCACCGCAGCGCGGGCATCAAAGTTCAACGAAGCGTTCGGTCTGTTGGGAATCACGGCTGCTGGCGCGTTAGGCCAAGCGACGACATCCACCAAGGCACTGCTGACCGCCATCCAAGAAGCCGAGGGCATCGCAGGCACCACCGCTGAAAGGATGGACGCTGGGCTTGGCGGATCGTTCCGCAAGATCGCATCGGCTGCGGAAGGCGCCGTCATCGCTATTGGCGAATCGTTCGGTGGTTCACTGCAATCGGTGACGGATTCTCTGACCGCATCGCTGGGTGGCTTCACGGCGTGGATCGAAGCGAACAAGTCGTTGGTCGCTGCCGTTGCGGCAACCACGGTTGGAATGGTTGGTACCGGTGCGGCGATGATCGCCCTGGGTGTCACCTCGCAATTGGTCGCGGCTGGAATCGGAACGGTTGGAACCGCCTTCGCTGCGGTGTCAGGGATTCTCAAAGGCGTTGCCGCAGTCACCACGGCAGTGAAAGCCGTCACGCTCGCAACCGCTGGCGCCTTCGCTGTAGCTCAAGGGACATCGGCGGGGATGGCAGCGGGCATTGCGTTGGTGAATGCTGCCTACGGAATCAGCCCAGCGTTCGCTGGTATCGCCGTTGCGGCGTGGGGATCGGTCGGGGCAGTGCTGACAGCCCTTTCCGCTCCAAGCACGTTAGCGGCTGCTATGGCGGGTCTGGTGGGATCAGCTTGGACGGCAGCCGCAGGCGTTGTTGGCTCCGCTTGGGCCGTGATCACTGGTCCCATCCTTCCGTTCGTTGCTGCTGGCGCTGCGGCGGTGGCCGTTATCGGTTCGCTCGTTGGAGTCGCTGGCTATGCAGCAGTCGCGGGAATGGATCTAGCCAGAGCTTGGGACATCGTGAAGACGACCGTTGGCGGATTGGTGAGCGTCGTTTCAGACACGTTCTCTGTTATCCGCGATGCGATGAGTTCAGGAGACTTTGCGACTGCCGCCCAGGCACTTTGGTTGGGAGTGCGGGCTGCATTCTGGACTGGCGTCGAGGGCGCCATGGACGCTTTCAAGTGGCTCTGGAGCGAAGCGTGGGCAACCGGTAAGCGGTTCTTTACTTCGCTGGTAGAGACGGCTTGGAAAGCGACTAAGGCGATCGCGATGGCAATCGTCAACCCGATCCAAGCAGCGCGGGAGATCGGCACGCTAGTGGGAGAGCTTGCGGGCGCCGCGAACAACTTCGACGTGAGTGGTCGAGCGGACGCAGCAAAGCAGGAATTGGCCGTCCTTCGGCAATCGCTTGCCCTATCGAAAGAACGAAACAAGGTCGAGGAAGCGAGTGGGACCGGTGGCGCAGCTGGCGGGGCGCCTGGCAAGCAGCAGGGACAGAGCGCCCACGAGAAGGATGCTGCCGTCATTACCGACAAGATTAAAGCGATCGAACTTGAGATCTTCGCGCTTGAGAATGGCGAAGACGCGGCCAACAGAAAGCGGCTTGCCGATGAAGGCCTCACCGATGTGCAAATCAAACAGATTGAGGTTTTGAAGGCGAAGAAGAAGGCAATTGAGGATGCCCAGCAGGCCGAGAAAGACGCGGCAAAGAATCGAGTCGACTCGGTCATGAAGAAGGGTGACCAGCTGGCTGCCGCAGGCGTATCCCCCAAAGACATCTTCGATCGCGTGATGAAGCAAATCGGGTCTGATCAACAGAATGGATTGATCGGCAAAGACACCGCCGACACGGCGAGAGGAACTGCCCGAGAGAACCTTGCTGACCAACTCGACCAGTTGAAGGCTGACGGTAAGGCACTTGCCGATTCGCTACGCACCCCAGCGGAAGTGCTCAACGCCAAGCTGCGGGAGATCACCCAACTTCAAAGCAACGGCGCCATCACCGACAAGACCGCTTTGCGGGCTGAGGATCGTGTGCGTCGAGAGTTCGCGGAGGAACAGG